In Mesoplasma florum L1, the DNA window AAATAATTCAATAATAACTAACATTTATTTTTGAATTTTTAAATTGTATATTTATATAGCAACTGAATATTAAGAAACTTATACAGGGTAGCATAATGGGCTACTGACCCCGCCATGAAACCTATTTCATGACTATAGGTCTTTATAAACACTTTAATTAAAGTTTCTTTCAACATCAAAACTTGAAAGAAACTTTTTATTTAGTTGAATTTTTAATAAAAAGAAAGGAAAAACATAATGAAAAAATTAATAGCAATTTTAGGGGCAGTTGGATTAACTGCTACAGGTTCAGCAAGTTTATTAGTTTCTTGCTCAACACCAGTTGAAAAAGATTTTTCTTCTGAAATAGGCAAAATGGTAAAAGATTACATAAAAATTGATCAGGGAACTATATATGAAGATTCAAATGAAATTTATACAAAATTGAAATCGTTTAATAAAGAAATGGAATCTGAAATTTTAAAATTAAAAAATGTAGATGGAGTTTCAAAGTTTAATGAAAAAGAAGGAACATTTTCTGATCCTGATTCAAGCATTAAACCATCAAGCGCAGATGCGGTATGATTTCATTCAGTTTACACATCATCAAGTGTAAGCGAATTCTCAAATAATAATGATTTTAATAAGTGAACAATTACTATTCAATACAGAACACCAGCAACTAATAAAACAACTGGTGAATTATATTGAGGAAAATATAATAAAACTTACATAAATGATATTGAATTTTTTAAAGCTAAAAAACCTAATGCGATATTAAAAAACTCAGATGGAACAGAGCAATCAGAAAATTCTTTTACTCTTGTAGATAATGAAGTAAAGATTAGAGTAGATAAAGGTTATAATAGAGAAAACATAATTCTTAATGGAAATGAAAAAATTACGGATATAAATATTTCACTTGATACTCAATTATTTGAAGAACCTGAAATAAAATTAGGCAATGATAAATTCCCAACATATTTTGATTTAACACTTAAATTAAAACAGGGACAAACATTATCAGTAGACCAAAAAATATTTATTAAATTACCATCATTTCAAGATATTAAACTAATAATTAAAGCACAAAATTAATAACAGTGATATAATTTTGTTAACAACTTAATATGAAAAACTTATACAGGGTAGCATATTGGGCTACTGTTCCGCCTCAAGACCAATCTTGAGACTATAAGTGTAAAGGTTTTTTGGTTATCAAAAAACCTTTTTTATTATCTAAAGTTTTTCTTTAGGTTGTATTCAAAATTAGGGGGAAATATGAAAAAATTATTAGCAATTTTAGGAGCAGTTGGATTATCAGTAACAGGAGCTTCAATAGTAGTTTCTTGTGGTGGTAATGGTAATACTGATATTACAGATCCTGAAACAGGCTTAGTTGCATTATCAAAAATAAAAAATTTAACTTTAGATTTAGGGGAAATTGGAGAAAACAGTTCGCTGAATATATCTAAAGCTTTTTTTGAAAAAAATGAATCTGTATTAAAAAAAGCTGTTGGAGATACATTAACTGCAAATATGTTTTATGTTTCAAAAATAACTTCAACTTCAGCAACAATTACAGGTAAAAATACTAACCAGGAATTATTAAGTCCATCTGCAGATTTTGCAGTAACAGTTAGTTTTACATCAGAAAGCGATGGAAGAATAGACTTAGCAAAATTAGAAGGTCTAGTTACAAGTAATTTAATTGTTAATAAAACAAAGTATCAAGGAACAGGAAATTATGACAAATCAAATGCTATTGCAGATGCATTAATAGAAGCAAATAAAGAACTACTAAAAGAAACAGTAGCAAAAGATTTTTATTTATTAAAGTCTGATCTTGTTGAACCGTCAGACGGCAAACCTGGTGTAGCAAAATTAGAAGGTAGCACATCAAGTTTAAAAGTAAAAAGTGGTTCACCAGTAGAAATAACATTTACACTAAGCGAATAAAACAAAAAATAGACATTGGTCTATTTTCTTTGTGACTCTTATTTAATTTGTATATATAATAATATCACAAAAATTAACACTTAACATTGTATTTAGTTTTTATAAAAAATAAATAATATATTATAATATCTTTAACTTAATAAAAATTAACTTATACATGATAACATATCGGGTTGTCGACCTGCCTTAAGACCGATCTTAAGACTATAAGAAAATAAATATTATAAAACATTAAGTTGCTTCTTTTATTAAGTAATAAGTTTTTAAAAAATAGGGGGAATATTTTTAAATGAAAAAATTATTATTAACTTTATCTTCTGTAACACTTGTTGGTACAGCAGGTATGAGCGTTATCTCATGTGGGGTAAAACCAGAAAAATCTGTTATATTTATGCTTCCAGGTGAAGCTGTGGGAGTAGGATCAACAGATAAAATTGATGCTTATAATGATTTAGTTGATGAATTCAATGAATTACATAAAAATGATTCAGGATTTGCGCCAATTAAAGTAAAGTGATCAAAATCAGGAACAATCAATGATTCAATCTTAACAGGTGATAATTTACCTGATTTATATATAAGTTATGCAGATGCAGTTTCATTGTATGCAAATACAAAAGTATCTAATCAAGTGAGAGACATGGAAGCTTCATTAGGTGAAGCAGGATTTGCAAACTTAAAAAATGACATAATAGATGATGCTTTTTTACAAGAAGGACAATATAAAGAACAGGGAAGTGACAAAGCAACTCAAGTTGTTTTACCATTTGGTAAATCAGTTGAAATGTCAGTTATTAACGTAAACTTTTTCTTAGAATTTATTTCAAAAATTAGTATTACAGATTTTGATGGAGCATCAATTTCGCCTAAAGTTAAAACTGAGTTTGAAAAATTTAATGTTAATGAAAGAAAAAATTTAACTAATGAAACAGGTGCAATGTCTAAAACAACAATTTTTAGTGATAAAACTCCTAAGTTAAATGAACAATGATTCACAGAACATGGTTTAAATGATGCTTTAACAACACTACAAACTGCTTTAGCACCATTAACAAGCGTTGGATCTAGTTCATACACAGGAGAATCTGTAGATGATCTAATTAGAACTATTTTTGCTAAAAATGATAATATAATAGCTTTAGCACAAGTTTACAACGAGATATTTAATGTTGAAAGTAATATTGAAGTTAAATATGCAAGTAAAGACGGAAGCGTTGTTGTAGATCCTTCAAATGGAAAACATTTTTCATTTGGAATTGATTCTTTAGCAAATAAATATTTTATGGACCATGCGGCTAGAACTAATAGCGGTTTAATTGATATTACTAATGAAGATAATGGTTTTTTCTACAGTGCAAATTATGATAAAGCAACTAGAGTAGCAAACGTTAACTTTAATAAGAATTCTGTAGGATTTAATGATACATCAGAATTCTTGCAAGCTTTTAAAGATATTGCTGTTAAAAACAATAAAAGTGGTGGTTCATACGCTGAACAATGAAATAACACATTAAATTTAAGTAGACAAGAAGGTACAACAAAATACTATACAAGTGATAGCTTTTTAAATGGTTCTTCATTTATGTCAAGTGGTTCATCAGCAGGGGCTTACAATTTTACCAAAACAAAATATGTAAATAATACAGGGTATAATCCTGTTACAAATGCTGATGTAATAACAACTTCAACTTCAACTAAAGAAGGGAAAAATTCAGTTTTCATGTCTCAAGGTCCAGGAATAGCAGGATTCAAATCAAATGGTTCAAATGCAGCTGAGAAAGAGAAAACAGTTACAGAATTCTTAAATTATATTATGCAACCAAAACAAGCAGCAGATTTTGCGCTTAAATCAAATTATATGCCTGCAACAAAATCTGGTATGTCTATATACCAAAACTATGTAAATGGTAATTACAATAATACAAAAGCAAATAATCAATCAAATGCAATAGTAAATCCAGAAGCATTACAAAATGTTGTTGCAGAACTTAACACAAAAGAAGGAACAACAAAATATACAGTAGATAATACTTTTACTGCGATTTATTCAACAAGTAAAGGTTCATTAAGTTCACAAGCATCTCCAAATGCAGTTAACTCAGGATTTATTGAAAAATATTTAGTTGGAAATTCAGAAAGAATATTAGTTGCTTCTACACCTACACCTATTGGTACAACAGTTCGTGATTCAATTGCAACAGCTATTACTGGTAGTGGAACAATTACAGATTTAAGTAAAGCACCGGGAATTAAATTTGTTGAAATATTAGATGCATCAAATACAGTTTATACATTACAAAATTATGTAATGAAAAAAAATAACACAGATATGTTTAGCAAAATTAATTTAACTCACAATGCAAAATAAAAGTAAATTTAAATAGAAAGTTTTTAAAAACATGAGTATTAAACTAAAAAATATAACAATTGACTATGGAAATTTCTTGGCGGTAAATGACCTAAGTGTAAATATTAATAAAGGGGAACTAGTTTCTCTTTTAGGACCTTCTGGTTGTGGAAAAACAACCGCATTAAATGCTATCGCAGGATTAATAAATACAACATCAGGACAAATTCTTTTTGATGGTGTTGATGTTACACACAAAACACCTCAGCAAAGAAATATAGGACTAGTTTTTCAAAGTTACGCATTATATTCACATATGAGTGTTTTTAAGAATATTGCATATCCTTTATATCACTCAAAAGATTTTAAAAAAGAATTAGCAAGAGACAATTTTAAATATAAAAATAGATTAAAAGATCTAAAACAAACAAAATCATACGAATTAATAATTAAACAACAAAATGATTTTTTAAATGATCTTAAAAGCTTTTTAAAATTAACAAATAATAATATTAAATTGTTAGAAACAGAGTTTTTAAAAAAACATAAAGATTCAATTATTTCATATACTGATCAACTTTTCATAAATTATGAAAATTCAGAAGTATTAAAAAATCATTTAGTTAGCTACTTATATGACAAACTAAAAATTAAATTTAATGAAATTGAATCTGTTATAGAGTCAACAATTTTAAAAAAATATAAATTGTTATTAACTCATAAATTAGACGTTAGATTTCAAGGAACAATTGGTTATTACAGTTGATTAAATGAAAAAAATGTAAAAGATAATAAAAAACACTTGGCAGAACTTATCAAAACTAGCAAAATTTCAAAAAAACAAATTAGAAAAGAACAAAAAAAAGTTAGTGCTGAATTAGATATTTTTACTGCTTCTTCAACAGAAAATGGGTATGATAATTATATTAATTCTAAAAACTTAATTACAAATTCTTTTATTGAGAATGAAGTAGCAGAACTTGAAAAAGAAATAAATGATTATTTTGATAAAGTTTTATTAAAAACAAAAGAACCAATTATAAAAAACAATAAAATTGAAAATTCTATTTCAAATATTTCAAAAAAAATTAATGCATTTAAAGTAAGTTATTTAAGTAAACATGAAAAATTAATTGTTAAATATATAAAAAGTATTTCAAACAAATTTCCTAATGAAATAGAAATAAAAGATAATTTAATTAATTACTTGTTTAATATATCAAAAATAGAATTTAATTCTGTTCAAGAAAAGTTAAATGAGTTGATTTTTGAAAATATGCAAAGTTTTGTAAATTCTTGTGATAAAGATGAGTTTACTCAGTTAATAAATTATTATCCTTTAAATGTGAATGCATATTTAGAAGTTAGTGAATCAAGTAATGAACTTTTAAAAATTAATAATGAATTACAAAAGAATACTGATTTTGATACATTAAATGATAATGAACATTATAAAAATTATCTTACTGAAAAAGAACAATTAACAGAATCATTGCTTTCAGAATTTGTTGTAAAATTGGAAAACTTTATTTCTGAAACTTTTGATAAATTACCAATTTTAGTTAATAATGAATTATCAAAAAATTCAATAAAAATTGATATTTCGGAATTAGAATCAGAAATTAGAAAAAATATTTTTTCAAAAAAACGTAAAATAAGATCATTAGTTTTAGAAGCTGCAAAACAAGTTGAAATTGAAACACAATTAAATAAAAAACCAAGTGAATTATCTGGTGGACAACAACAAAGGGTTGCTATCGCAAGGGCTGTTGTAAAAAAACCAAGTATTT includes these proteins:
- a CDS encoding lipoprotein, whose protein sequence is MKKLLAILGAVGLSVTGASIVVSCGGNGNTDITDPETGLVALSKIKNLTLDLGEIGENSSLNISKAFFEKNESVLKKAVGDTLTANMFYVSKITSTSATITGKNTNQELLSPSADFAVTVSFTSESDGRIDLAKLEGLVTSNLIVNKTKYQGTGNYDKSNAIADALIEANKELLKETVAKDFYLLKSDLVEPSDGKPGVAKLEGSTSSLKVKSGSPVEITFTLSE
- a CDS encoding lipoprotein codes for the protein MKKLIAILGAVGLTATGSASLLVSCSTPVEKDFSSEIGKMVKDYIKIDQGTIYEDSNEIYTKLKSFNKEMESEILKLKNVDGVSKFNEKEGTFSDPDSSIKPSSADAVWFHSVYTSSSVSEFSNNNDFNKWTITIQYRTPATNKTTGELYWGKYNKTYINDIEFFKAKKPNAILKNSDGTEQSENSFTLVDNEVKIRVDKGYNRENIILNGNEKITDINISLDTQLFEEPEIKLGNDKFPTYFDLTLKLKQGQTLSVDQKIFIKLPSFQDIKLIIKAQN
- a CDS encoding ATP-binding cassette domain-containing protein, whose protein sequence is MSIKLKNITIDYGNFLAVNDLSVNINKGELVSLLGPSGCGKTTALNAIAGLINTTSGQILFDGVDVTHKTPQQRNIGLVFQSYALYSHMSVFKNIAYPLYHSKDFKKELARDNFKYKNRLKDLKQTKSYELIIKQQNDFLNDLKSFLKLTNNNIKLLETEFLKKHKDSIISYTDQLFINYENSEVLKNHLVSYLYDKLKIKFNEIESVIESTILKKYKLLLTHKLDVRFQGTIGYYSWLNEKNVKDNKKHLAELIKTSKISKKQIRKEQKKVSAELDIFTASSTENGYDNYINSKNLITNSFIENEVAELEKEINDYFDKVLLKTKEPIIKNNKIENSISNISKKINAFKVSYLSKHEKLIVKYIKSISNKFPNEIEIKDNLINYLFNISKIEFNSVQEKLNELIFENMQSFVNSCDKDEFTQLINYYPLNVNAYLEVSESSNELLKINNELQKNTDFDTLNDNEHYKNYLTEKEQLTESLLSEFVVKLENFISETFDKLPILVNNELSKNSIKIDISELESEIRKNIFSKKRKIRSLVLEAAKQVEIETQLNKKPSELSGGQQQRVAIARAVVKKPSILLMDEPLSNLDAKLRLTTREWIKKFQQKVGITTVFVTHDQEEAMSISDSIFVMNKGVLQQGGTPLEIYNKPKNKFVANFIGTPNINFIDVKVKKSIFELPSGEEMTIKNLKIEKENWTLGIRPERISISGTKGKIFIGEGEVSLVEQLGKQNHIKVRLNKELEITLILEPHEWNNLKNSSVLKLYARKEDLYLFDTNTNLVEVKYA
- a CDS encoding sn-glycerol-3-phosphate ABC transporter substrate-binding protein, translating into MKKLLLTLSSVTLVGTAGMSVISCGVKPEKSVIFMLPGEAVGVGSTDKIDAYNDLVDEFNELHKNDSGFAPIKVKWSKSGTINDSILTGDNLPDLYISYADAVSLYANTKVSNQVRDMEASLGEAGFANLKNDIIDDAFLQEGQYKEQGSDKATQVVLPFGKSVEMSVINVNFFLEFISKISITDFDGASISPKVKTEFEKFNVNERKNLTNETGAMSKTTIFSDKTPKLNEQWFTEHGLNDALTTLQTALAPLTSVGSSSYTGESVDDLIRTIFAKNDNIIALAQVYNEIFNVESNIEVKYASKDGSVVVDPSNGKHFSFGIDSLANKYFMDHAARTNSGLIDITNEDNGFFYSANYDKATRVANVNFNKNSVGFNDTSEFLQAFKDIAVKNNKSGGSYAEQWNNTLNLSRQEGTTKYYTSDSFLNGSSFMSSGSSAGAYNFTKTKYVNNTGYNPVTNADVITTSTSTKEGKNSVFMSQGPGIAGFKSNGSNAAEKEKTVTEFLNYIMQPKQAADFALKSNYMPATKSGMSIYQNYVNGNYNNTKANNQSNAIVNPEALQNVVAELNTKEGTTKYTVDNTFTAIYSTSKGSLSSQASPNAVNSGFIEKYLVGNSERILVASTPTPIGTTVRDSIATAITGSGTITDLSKAPGIKFVEILDASNTVYTLQNYVMKKNNTDMFSKINLTHNAK